In the genome of Bradyrhizobium sp. CB3481, the window GAGAAGTAAGTCCCGTGCCCCGGACGCAGCGCAGCACCGAAAGCGCGTTTACGCGCGTCTTCGACCCGCTATGGTGATGCGCTGCTGAGCCGGGGCCCACATCGCGGCGGAATGGGTCCCGGCTCTGCGGCTAGGCACCATAGTGCGCCGAAGACGCGCGCGAACGCGCTTATGGCGCCGCACCGCGTCCGGGACACTGAGATTTAACCCCGCGCGCAACACCCGCCTTGACTTCCGCGGCGTCTCCCCCGAAACAGCCGTCTCCCGCCCCGCGGCCTTGTTTGGCGCGCTTTTCGGAAAAGCCGGCCCGTCCGGCCCGAGATGCGCGCTAAATCATTGAAGATGCGTGCTTTCCTGGAGCGAATCGAAAACCGCTTCGCCTGACAGTGCGTTGTTACCTATATTGTCTTGATGCCGGATCAGATGCGCAGCTATCTCGACTTCGAAAAACCCGTCGCCGAACTTGAGGCCAAGGTCGATGAATTGCGCGCGCTCGCCGCCTCGGGCAGCGACATCGGCGATGAGATCTCGCGGATCGAGGACAAGGCGCAGCAGGCGCTGGCCGATCTCTATGCCAACCTGTCGCCCTGGCAGAAGACGCTGGTGGCGCGTCATCCGCAGCGCCCGCATTTCACCGATTTCGTCGGCGCGCTCATCACCGAATTCACCCCGCTCGCCGGCGACCGCAAGTTCGCCGACGACGAGGCGCTGATGGGCGGCTTCGGTCGTTTCCGCGGCGAGGCTATCTGCGTGATCGGCCAGGAAAAGGGCGCCACCACCGACAGCCGCATCAAGCACAATTTCGGCATGGCCCGCCCCGAAGGCTATCGCAAGGCGGTGCGGCTGATGGAGATGGCCGACCGCTTCGGCATTCCCGTGCTGTCGCTGGTCGATTCCGCCGGCGCTTATCCCGGCATCGGCGCCGAAGAGCGCGGGGTTGCGGAAGCGATCGCGCGCTCGACCGATACGTGTCTGTCGCTGGGCGTGCCCAATGTCGCGATCATCACCGGCGAGGGCATGTCGGGCGGCGCCATCGCCATTACCACGGCGAATCGCGTGCTGATGATGGAGCACGCGATTTACAGCGTGATCTCACCGGAAGCGGCGTCCTCGATCCTATGGCGCGACGGCACCAAGGCCCAGGAAGTCGCCACCAACATGAAGATCACGGCGCAGGACATGCTGCGCTTCGGTGTGATCGACCGGATTCTCAACGAGCCCTCCGGCGGCGCCCATCGCGATCCCAAGGCGATGATTGAAGCCACCGGCGATGCCATCGCGGAAGCGTTCAACGACTTTCGCAATCTCGATGCGGACGCCATCCGCAAGCAGCGGCGGCAGAAATTCCTCGAGATCGGCCGCAAACTCGGGTGATCGGATACGTGTCGGCGCGAAAGCCCGAGACGCGCCCTCCAAGTTAATGACCCGTAAACGCCTTTATTTCGCCCACCTGCAAATTTTGGCCCTAATTCAGCCCTGACCGCGGTCTTTAAACTCTGTTGACCATCCCTGCTGCCGCAGCCGCTGGACGGCCTCGTTCGGGTTGCGGCGCAGAGGGTCAATGGCTAATATTTTAGACAATGGCTTCAGGGCATATTCGCTGTACTTGGGGTGCGAAAATGCCCGGTGGGTGTGGAGCTTAGCCTTTGAATAATCGCTCGCTGGTTCGCGCGCTTCTCACGTCGGTCGCCCTACTGGGCGCGGGCGTATTGATGGCCGGCTGCAACGGCGACGACATTTCGCTGGCCAACAACGCCAAGGCCAACCAGCCGGTCCCGCCGAAACTCGTCGCCGACATAGCGGCGAAGGACATGGAGCTGCAGTCCCCGATTCTGGTCCGCCTGTTCAAGCAGGAAGCCGAGCTCGAAATCTGGAAGCAGGACCGCTCCGGCCGCTTCGCCCTGCTCAAGACCTATCCGATCTGCCGCTGGTCGGGCGACCTCGGCCCCAAGATCAAGGAGGGCGATCGCCAGGCGCCGGAAGGCTTCTATTCGATTTCGCCGGCGCAGATGAATCCGCAGTCGGCCTATTACCTCTCCTTCAACACCGGCTATCCGAACGCCTTCGACAAGGCGCTCGGACGCACCGGCTCGCAATTGATGGTGCATGGCGACTGCTCTTCGCGCGGCTGCTACGCGATGACCGACGAGCAGATCGCGGAAATCTATTCGCTGGGCCGCGAATCCTTCTTCGGCGGCCAGAAATCGTTCCAGCTGCAGGCCTATCCGTTCCGGATGACGCCCGCCAACATGGCCAGGCACCGCAACAACCCGAACATGCCTTTCTGGAAGATGATCAAGGAAGGCAATGATCATTTCGAGGTGACGAAGCAGGAGCCGAAGGTCGATTTCTGCGAAAAGAAATACGTGTTCGATGCCGCCAAGCCGCCGAACGCCACGCGTGACCCGGTATTCGACGCTTCGGCCAAGTGCCCGGCCTATGAGATTCCCAAAGAAGTCGCCGACGCCGTGCGCGAGAAGCAGGCCAGCGACCTCGCCGAGACCGCGCGGCTGATCGCCAAGGGGACGCCGGTGGCACGCATCAATACCGGCATCGACGGCGGCATGCACCGGGTGTTTGCTGCGCGCGTGCCCGAGGGCAATACGGGTCTCTCCGAAGGCGGCGATGCGCAGAGCCTGCAGAGTTTCTCGCTGGCGCGCGCCCCCGGCACCATCCCCTCCCACGTCAATCCGCCGAAGGTGCCTGCCGAAAACCGTTCCCCTTCAGAGAATCTGCTGGCGGGTGCGCCGGAGCAGCCCAAGCTGGCCGCAGCGCCGGCTGCCGCACCTGCCCCGACGCGGGTCGCCAATGCGGCGCCTTCGGCGCAGGACGAGGGCTTCTTCTCCAGCCTCGCCCGCAAGGTCGGCATCGGCGGCTCCGCCGACGCCACCGCCAGCACGCCGCCGGCCAAACCGAAGGCGACCGAGACCAAGCAGCCGCCGGCCAAGGCAACTACGCCGAAGCCGGAAGCCAAGCATGCCGCAAGCCGCCCGCAACTGAAGCCGTCGGTGTCGGATACGCCGGCTGCCGCCGCGCATGGTCAGGTCTCGGGCTCGGCGCCGATCGTGTCGACCAACTCGTTCGACAGCCGCTTCGGGGCGGCGAAGTAAGAACGCCCAACGCATCCTTGCGACGTTTATCCAATCCTGCAACGTTCGTGCGTGTCGGACATCAGACATTTCGATCTGAAAGCGCGCCGTACCGGAGTGCCGTTGATCCTGCTTTACCGTCAGGCCAATCGCGTCCGCAGATCGCAGCGCAATTGATCGCGCTTCCGCGTGGCATCAAGCTGAGATAGCCTTAGGGCAGGCCGCCGGCGGGCAGTGCCGAAGGCCCGCCAGAGTATCAGCGGCGTCATGCCCACGGCAGGGCTGCAGTCCTTCATTCCAGGTTTTGGGACGGCTCATTTTTCACTGAGCCGCACGAGAGGCGAACGCCTCATCGATCAAACGCGCCCCAACAGGAGGACATCATGCATTTTTGTATGACCGCGCAATACACGCCAAAATCTCTTAACGCCATTCTGGAAAATCCCACGACCAATCGATTTGAGGCCGCCAGGAAACTGGTTGAAGCCGCCGGCGGCAAATTGGTTTCGATGTACAGCACAGCCACCAACGGGCCTGGCGTGCTCGTGATATTCGATGTGCCGGATCCGAGCGCAGCACCGGCGATATCAGGCACGGTGGTGGCGAGCGGCGCCGTCCACAATGTGACCCTCACCCGCCTGTGGACGCCGGATGAGATCACACAGGTTCGGCAAAAGGCGGTGCAGCTTAAGGGCGCGTACACGCCGCCCGGCGGCTAGAGCATGATCCGGAAAAGTGTGCAGCGGTTTTCCGAAAAGATCATGCTCAAACAAAGAGCTAAAGCGCGATGACGATTCAACCCAATCTCATCGCGCTTTAGATTATCGGTAGCTTGCCATTTTGCCGGTACACCACCGAGCTTGGCCAACAAAAAAGGTGGCAGGCGATCGCCTGCCACCATCGTCGTTGACAAGAACTATCGAACTCAGCGCCTAAGCATACTTGCCGTGGCAGTGCTTGAACTTCTTGCCGCTGCCGCAGGGGCAGTCCTCGTTGCGGCCGACCTTGCCCCAGCTGGCGGGGTTTTTCGGATCGCGATCGGCGGCGGCGACCTGGGGCACCAGCGAGACGTTGGCGAAAGCCAGCTCGTCCTCTCCGGTGTTCGGATCGAACTTGTGCGCCTCCATCGCCGGCAGCACCGGCTGCTGCTCTTCCGGCGGCACGATCTCGACGCGGATCAACTGGGCGGTGACGGCTTCGCGCAGATGCGCGCCCATGGTCTCGAACAGATTGAAGGCTTCCAGCTTGTATTCCTGCAAGGGATCGCGCTGGCCATAGCCGCGCAGGCCGATCACCTGGCGCAGATGGTCAAGCATGATCAGATGCTCGCGCCAGAGATGGTCCAGCGTCTGCAGCAGAATGGTCTTCTCGACGTAGCGCATCACGTCGGGGCCCCATTGCGCGACTTTGGCGGCCATGCGCTCGTCGACGTGCTTCTCGATGCGCGCCAGCAGTTCCTCGTCGGCGATGCCCTCTTCCTTGGCCCATTCGTCGACCGGAAGATCGACGTCGAGCACGCGCTTTAATTCGTCCTTCAGCCCCGCGGTATCCCACTGCTCGGCATAGGCATGCTCGGGGATGTGCTTGGCGACCACGTCGTCGATGAAGGCGTGGCGCATGTCGGTGACGGTCTCGGCGACACTGTCGTCCTTCATCAGGTCGACGCGCTGGTCGAAGATCGCCTTGCGCTGGTCGTTCTGGACGTTGTCGAACTTGAGCAAGTTCTTGCGGATGTCGAAGTTGCGGGCCTCGACCTTCTGCTGCGCCTTCTCCAGCGCCTTGTTGATCCAGGGATGGATGATGGCCTCGCCCTCTTTCAGGCCGAGCCGTTGCAGCATGCTGTCGAGCCGGTCGGAGCCGAAGATCCGCATCAAATCGTCTTCCAGCGACAGGAAAAATTTTGAGCGGCCCGGATCGCCCTGACGGCCGGAACGGCCGCGGAGCTGGTTGTCGATGCGGCGGGATTCGTGCCGCTCCGAGCCCATGATGTAGAGCCCGCCGGGCTTGGTCACTGTCTTGGCCGGCTTGCTTCCCTTGGCGGGCTCGACCTCCACCACTTCCTCGGCCTTCAGCACGATCTCGCGGAAGCGCTCGATGTCGGCCTTGATCTGCTCGATCTTTTTCGCCTTCTCGGCCTCATCGGTAATCGTGGCGGTCTCCTGCTGGATCCGCATATCGAGCGAGCCGCCGAGCTTGATGTCGGTGCCGCGTCCCGCCATGTTGGTCGCGATCGTGATCGCGCCGGGCACGCCGGCCTCGGCGACGATATAGGCTTCCTGCTCATGGAAGCGCGCGTTCAAGACCGCGAACAGTTTTGCCGGCTTGCCGGCGCGGGCCGCGGCATAGAGCTTCTCCATGCCGGCTTCGCTGCCGAAATCGATCTGCTTGTAGCCGTGCTTCTTAAGGTACTCGGCCAGCACTTCCGACTTCTCGATTGAGGCCGTGCCGACCAGCACCGGCTGCAGCCGTGCATTGGCACGCTCGATCTCGGCCAGGATCGCGGCGTATTTCTCACCCTGCGTGCGGTAGACCTCGTCGTCCTCGTCGAGACGCGCCACCTGTACGTTGGTCGGGATTTCCACGACCTCCAGCTTGTAGATGTCGAACAGTTCGTCGGCTTCGGTCGCGGCCGTACCGGTCATGCCCGACAGCTTTTCGTACATGCGGAAATAGTTCTGGAACGTGATCGAGGCCAGCGTCTGGTTTTCAGGCTGGACCTGGACATGCTCCTTGGCCTCCAGCGCCTGGTGCAGGCCTTCCGAATAGCGCCGTCCCGGCATCATGCGTCCCGTGAACTCGTCGATGATGACGACTTCGCCTTCGCGGACGATGTAGTCCTTGTCGCGGGTGAACAGCGAGTGCGCGCGCAGTGCCTGGTTGACGTGGTGCACGACCGAGACGTTCTCGACGTCGTAGAGCGACTCGCCTTTGAGCTGGCCGGCGTCGCGCAGCAGCGTCTCGATCTTCTCCATGCCGCCTTCGGTCAGCGTCACCGTGCGCTGCTTCTCGTCGACCTCGAAGTCGACGACCTTCTGCAGCTGCGGCATGAAGGTATCGATGGTGTTGTAGAAGTCCGAACGGTCGTCGAGCGGGCCGGAGATGATCAGCGGCGTGCGCGCCTCGTCGATCAGGATCGAGTCGACTTCGTCGACGATCGCGTAATAGTGCCCGCGCTGGACCATGTCCTCCAGGCGGTACTTCATGTTGTCGCGCAGATAGTCGAAGCCGTATTCGTTGTTGGTGCCGTAGGTGATGTCGCAGGCGTAGGCCGCCTTGCGCTCAGCGTCGTCGAGGCCGTGCACGATCACGCCGGTGGTCATCCCGAGGAACGAATAGATCTGGCCCATCCAGCCGGAGTCGCGGCGGGCGAGGTAGTCGTTGACGGTGACGACATGAACGCCGCGGCCGGCGAGCGCGTTGAGATAGACCGCCAGCGTCGCCACCAGCGTCTTGCCTTCGCCGGTCTTCATCTCGGCGATGTCGCCCTCGTGCAGCACCATGCCGCCGATCAGCTGGACGTCGAAGTGCCGCTGGCCGAGGGTGCGCTTGGCGGCCTCGCGCACGGTGGCGAACGCCGGCACCAGGATGTCGTCGAGCGTCTTGCCCTCGGCGAGCTGCTGGCGGAATTCGGCGGTACGCGCTTTCAGCGCCTCGTCTGACAGTTTGGAGATTTCGGGTTCAAGCGCGTTGATGGCGTTGACGCGGGATTGATATCCCTTCACCCGCCGGTCGTTGGCGGAGCCGAAAAACTTGCGGGCGAGCGCGCCGATCATGCCAATTCCTGCCTTTGCCGTTACTTGCGTTGCAAGCCGTGACGTGGTCCACCAAGTTGCCTATCAACTCACCGTGACGCATCGCGGCACATACCCCGTTCCGGGGCGTCATCCGCTAATGAGTGGGAATTAAGCAATCCAAGGTTCAACGGCAAAAAACGCAGCAAAATAAGCGCTGTCGCCGCTGTAGGTTCCGGCACAGATATGGCCGGGTGGGGGCCTTGTCAACGTGCGTCCGTCTGTCAAGGAATTCATCATTTTGACAGACTTTTCGCGTTGCCAAGGCCGCTTGATTGGGCGAGTGTCCCGCCGCCTTTGCCGCCCTCTCTTCAAGACAAGGATTTTCCATGACCACCTCGTTCCCGGAAACGAAAACCGGCTTGCGTTTCGGCGTGACCTCCCTGGCTGTGACGGCCTGCCTGGCCGCGGTTCTGGCCACCAGCCTGCCGGCACGCGCCCAGGACAATCCCGTTCTCGCCAAGGTTAACGGTGTCGAGATCCGCCAGAGCGACGTGGCGCTCGCGGAAGAGGAACTTGGCCCCAGCCTCGCGCAAATGGACCCGGCGACCAAGAAGGACAATGTGCTGGCCTTCCTGATCGACCTGAAGATCGTCGCCAAGGCCGCCGAGGACAAGAAGATCGAGAACTCCGAAGACTTCAAGAAGCGCCTGGCGTTCACGCGCAGCCGCCTTTTGATGGACAGCCTGCTCGCCAGCGAGGGCAAGGCCGCGACCACCGAAGAGGCCATGAAGAAGGTCTATGAGGAGGCCGCCAAGCAGATCACCGGTGAAACGGAAGTCCACGCCCGGCACATCCTGGTCGAGACCGAGGACGAGGCCAAGGCGATCGCGGAAGAATTGAAGAAGGGCGGCGACTTCGCCGAGCTGGCGAAGAAGAAGTCCAAGGACCCCGGCGCCTCCGATGGCGGCGATCTCGGCTTCTTCACCAAGGAACAGATGGTGCCGGAATTCTCCGCCGTCGCCTTCACGCTGGAGCCGGGCAAGATCTCCGACCCCGTCAAGTCGCAGTTCGGCTGGCACATCATCAAGGTCGAGGAAAAGCGCGCCCGCAAGGCCCCCGAGTTCGATCAGGTCAAGGCCCAGATCGAGACCTATGTGACGCGCAAGGCGCAGGCCGAATACGTCGCCAAGCTGCGCGAGGCCGCCAAGGTCGAGCGCATGGACAAGCCGGCCGAGGCCGCCAAGACCGAGGCTCCGAAGCCCGCCGACTCCAAGATGGCGCCGCCGGCGAAGAAGTAAAAAATCGCTGTCACTTCTTCGAGACCAATAGTATCTAGCATCGTCATGGCCGGGCCGAAGCGCCCGGCCGTTTCATGTCCGGACCGCCGGTTCAGGGCGCCGGACCACGCTTGAAGCCGGCAGGCCCGGCCTGGATTGATCTGGTCGAAGAAGGTGCTCGCATGTCCACCACTGTTTCCCCCCTCGCCCCGACCGACGTTCCCGAAATGCCCGCGATCGCCGGCGTGAAGCTCGCGACCGCCGCCGCCGGCATCCGCTACAAGGGGCGTACCGACGTGCTGCTTGCGCTGATGGACAAGGGCACCACCGTCGCCGGCGTGTTCACCAAGTCGAAATGTCCATCGGCCCCGGTGGAGTGGTGCCGCACCAAGCTCGGCCGCGGGCAAGCCCGCGCGCTGGTGGTGAACTCCGGCAATGCCAACGCCTTCACTGGCAAGACCGGCAAGCAGTCGACGGCGCTGACGGCGCAGATCGCCGCAAAGGCGGTCGGCTGCTCGACATCCGACGTGTTCCTCGCCTCAACCGGCGTGATCGGCGAACCGCTCGATGCCACCAAATTCGACGGCGTGCTGGCGACACTGGCTGAAACCGCCACGCCCGACGACTGGATGGGCGCGGCCAAGGCGATCATGACCACCGATACCTTCCCGAAGGTCGCGACCGCGACCGTAAAACTCGGCAAGACCAAGGTGACCATCAACGGCATGGCCAAGGGCGCCGGCATGATCATGCCTGATATGGCGACCATGCTGTCCTTTGTGTTCACGGACGCGCCGCTGTCGTCCGCCGTGCTACAGGCGCTGCTCAAGAGCGGCGTGGAGGATACCTTCAACGCCATCACGATCGACAGCGACACCTCGACATCGGACACGCTGCTGGCGTTTGCGACCGGCGCCGCCGCGGCTAATGGCGCGCCGAAGATCAGCCGGGCCAGCGACCCGCGCCTCAAGGCATTCGCCAAGGCGTTTCACGGCGTACTGGCCGACCTCGCCGAACAGGTGGCCCGCGACGGCGAAGGCGCGCGCAAGCTGGTCGAGGTGGTCGTCGAAGGCGCCACCACCAAGCCCTCGGCGCGCAAGATCGCGATGTCGATCGCCAATTCGCCGCTGGTGAAAACGGCGATCGCCGGTGAGGATGCGAACTGGGGCCGCGTGGTGATGGCGGTCGGCAAGGCCGGCGAGCCCGCCAACCGCGACAAGCTCTCGATCTCGTTCAACGGCATCCGCGTTGCCAAGAGCGGTGCGCGCGATCCGTCCTACAACGAGGCTGAGGTCTCCGAGGTGATGAAGAGCCCGAAGATCCAAATCAAGGTCGGCCTCGGCCTCGGCAAGGGCCGCGACCGCGTGCTGACCTGCGACCTCACCAAGGAATATGTCGCGATCAACGGCGACTACCGGTCGTAAGCGAGAGAGTGCGCATGGCGGACATCAAGCTCACCCTCGTGGTCGCCTGCGCCCTCGTTGACGTCGACAAGCGCGTGCTGATCGCGCAGCGGCCGGAGGGCAAGGCGCTCGCGGGCTTGTGGGAATTTCCCGGCGGCAAGGTCGAGCCCGGCGAGCGACCAGAGCAGACTTTGATCCGCGAGCTGCACGAGGAGATCGGTATCGACGTCAGCGAGCCGTGCCTGGCGCCGCTGACCTTCGCGAGCTACGCCTATGACAACTTCCATCTGTTGATGCCGTTCTACATCTGCCGGCGCTGGGAAGGCCTGGTCGTCGCACGCGAGGGCCAGCAACTGGCCTGGGTGCGCGCCAACAAGCTGCGCGACTACCCGATGCCTCCAGCGGATATTCCGCTGATCCCGCATCTGATTGATTTATTGATGTAAAGCCGGCCCACGCAGGACCAGGACGCAAAATCGCGAAAACAACCCCATGCACAGTAGAAATTGGGGGGCCTGTCGGCGCCTTCCGCTGAACGGAACTACGCGTCAATCGCGCTTCGCCTTCTTCACCGCCGCTTCCAGACTCGCTTTTGCCGAGCCGGGCTTGAGCGGCTTCTGCTGGCTCTCGTGCGGCGCCCAGCCGGATAGCCAGACAATATCAAACGTCGCGCGGATGCGGCCGTCGGGATCGGCAAAGCGTTCGCCGTAAATCTGCGCCATCCGCAGCATCGTGGCGCGGCGGGTTGGCGTCCGCCGCCGTTCGACCAGAATATTGCTCGCACCCATCCGCCTGAGATCGGCCATCAGCGCAAATGCATTGTCATAGCGCACCACGACGCGGTCGACGTCGGTGACCGGCAGCGCCAGCCCGGCCCGCTGCAGCAGCGCACCGATATCGCGCAAATCCGCAAACGGCGCCACGCGCGGCGACACCCCGCCCTCGCATTCGGCCTCCGCCGCGGCAAACGATTGCCGAAGCTCGGTCAGCGTGTCGCCACCGATCATCGCGGCGAGCAACAGCCCGTCGGGCCTGAGCGCGCGGCGCATCTGCGCCAGCACACCCGGCAGATCGTTGACGAACTGAAACGCAAGCGCCGAGACGGCGAGATCAAGCGATTCCGGCTGCAACGGCAGAATTTCCGATGCATCTGGATCGATGCGCACGATCGACCGGAAACGATCGGCCAACGGCTTGCGCAGCAATTCGCCCGGCGTCCAGATATCGGCCACGTCGGCGAAATTCCGCGTCACCGCCTGCAGCCGTTCTTCGAAATCTTCCCGAACGCGATCGAGCAGAAACGTCGCAGGCGCGCTGCGCCGCGCGCGGTCGCGTCGCGCGCGCAAGAGCGCACGATCGAATATGGTGGGCGCGACGGTCGGGTTCGAGGCCATGCCGGTTGGTACGACCATCAGCGATAGACCTCAATCCTCTTCAAGCCTCAAATCACGAAGCAAGCCTCTTTTCGCGAAGTTCAGGCGTGACCGCACGCCGGCGGCCGCGCTAACAGTGAGCGCTAGGTTCGAGGCGCGACGGAGCACGA includes:
- the secA gene encoding preprotein translocase subunit SecA is translated as MIGALARKFFGSANDRRVKGYQSRVNAINALEPEISKLSDEALKARTAEFRQQLAEGKTLDDILVPAFATVREAAKRTLGQRHFDVQLIGGMVLHEGDIAEMKTGEGKTLVATLAVYLNALAGRGVHVVTVNDYLARRDSGWMGQIYSFLGMTTGVIVHGLDDAERKAAYACDITYGTNNEYGFDYLRDNMKYRLEDMVQRGHYYAIVDEVDSILIDEARTPLIISGPLDDRSDFYNTIDTFMPQLQKVVDFEVDEKQRTVTLTEGGMEKIETLLRDAGQLKGESLYDVENVSVVHHVNQALRAHSLFTRDKDYIVREGEVVIIDEFTGRMMPGRRYSEGLHQALEAKEHVQVQPENQTLASITFQNYFRMYEKLSGMTGTAATEADELFDIYKLEVVEIPTNVQVARLDEDDEVYRTQGEKYAAILAEIERANARLQPVLVGTASIEKSEVLAEYLKKHGYKQIDFGSEAGMEKLYAAARAGKPAKLFAVLNARFHEQEAYIVAEAGVPGAITIATNMAGRGTDIKLGGSLDMRIQQETATITDEAEKAKKIEQIKADIERFREIVLKAEEVVEVEPAKGSKPAKTVTKPGGLYIMGSERHESRRIDNQLRGRSGRQGDPGRSKFFLSLEDDLMRIFGSDRLDSMLQRLGLKEGEAIIHPWINKALEKAQQKVEARNFDIRKNLLKFDNVQNDQRKAIFDQRVDLMKDDSVAETVTDMRHAFIDDVVAKHIPEHAYAEQWDTAGLKDELKRVLDVDLPVDEWAKEEGIADEELLARIEKHVDERMAAKVAQWGPDVMRYVEKTILLQTLDHLWREHLIMLDHLRQVIGLRGYGQRDPLQEYKLEAFNLFETMGAHLREAVTAQLIRVEIVPPEEQQPVLPAMEAHKFDPNTGEDELAFANVSLVPQVAAADRDPKNPASWGKVGRNEDCPCGSGKKFKHCHGKYA
- a CDS encoding acetyl-CoA carboxylase carboxyltransferase subunit alpha — translated: MPDQMRSYLDFEKPVAELEAKVDELRALAASGSDIGDEISRIEDKAQQALADLYANLSPWQKTLVARHPQRPHFTDFVGALITEFTPLAGDRKFADDEALMGGFGRFRGEAICVIGQEKGATTDSRIKHNFGMARPEGYRKAVRLMEMADRFGIPVLSLVDSAGAYPGIGAEERGVAEAIARSTDTCLSLGVPNVAIITGEGMSGGAIAITTANRVLMMEHAIYSVISPEAASSILWRDGTKAQEVATNMKITAQDMLRFGVIDRILNEPSGGAHRDPKAMIEATGDAIAEAFNDFRNLDADAIRKQRRQKFLEIGRKLG
- a CDS encoding methyltransferase domain-containing protein, whose amino-acid sequence is MVVPTGMASNPTVAPTIFDRALLRARRDRARRSAPATFLLDRVREDFEERLQAVTRNFADVADIWTPGELLRKPLADRFRSIVRIDPDASEILPLQPESLDLAVSALAFQFVNDLPGVLAQMRRALRPDGLLLAAMIGGDTLTELRQSFAAAEAECEGGVSPRVAPFADLRDIGALLQRAGLALPVTDVDRVVVRYDNAFALMADLRRMGASNILVERRRTPTRRATMLRMAQIYGERFADPDGRIRATFDIVWLSGWAPHESQQKPLKPGSAKASLEAAVKKAKRD
- a CDS encoding (deoxy)nucleoside triphosphate pyrophosphohydrolase is translated as MADIKLTLVVACALVDVDKRVLIAQRPEGKALAGLWEFPGGKVEPGERPEQTLIRELHEEIGIDVSEPCLAPLTFASYAYDNFHLLMPFYICRRWEGLVVAREGQQLAWVRANKLRDYPMPPADIPLIPHLIDLLM
- a CDS encoding peptidylprolyl isomerase produces the protein MTTSFPETKTGLRFGVTSLAVTACLAAVLATSLPARAQDNPVLAKVNGVEIRQSDVALAEEELGPSLAQMDPATKKDNVLAFLIDLKIVAKAAEDKKIENSEDFKKRLAFTRSRLLMDSLLASEGKAATTEEAMKKVYEEAAKQITGETEVHARHILVETEDEAKAIAEELKKGGDFAELAKKKSKDPGASDGGDLGFFTKEQMVPEFSAVAFTLEPGKISDPVKSQFGWHIIKVEEKRARKAPEFDQVKAQIETYVTRKAQAEYVAKLREAAKVERMDKPAEAAKTEAPKPADSKMAPPAKK
- a CDS encoding L,D-transpeptidase family protein; translation: MNNRSLVRALLTSVALLGAGVLMAGCNGDDISLANNAKANQPVPPKLVADIAAKDMELQSPILVRLFKQEAELEIWKQDRSGRFALLKTYPICRWSGDLGPKIKEGDRQAPEGFYSISPAQMNPQSAYYLSFNTGYPNAFDKALGRTGSQLMVHGDCSSRGCYAMTDEQIAEIYSLGRESFFGGQKSFQLQAYPFRMTPANMARHRNNPNMPFWKMIKEGNDHFEVTKQEPKVDFCEKKYVFDAAKPPNATRDPVFDASAKCPAYEIPKEVADAVREKQASDLAETARLIAKGTPVARINTGIDGGMHRVFAARVPEGNTGLSEGGDAQSLQSFSLARAPGTIPSHVNPPKVPAENRSPSENLLAGAPEQPKLAAAPAAAPAPTRVANAAPSAQDEGFFSSLARKVGIGGSADATASTPPAKPKATETKQPPAKATTPKPEAKHAASRPQLKPSVSDTPAAAAHGQVSGSAPIVSTNSFDSRFGAAK
- the argJ gene encoding bifunctional glutamate N-acetyltransferase/amino-acid acetyltransferase ArgJ yields the protein MSTTVSPLAPTDVPEMPAIAGVKLATAAAGIRYKGRTDVLLALMDKGTTVAGVFTKSKCPSAPVEWCRTKLGRGQARALVVNSGNANAFTGKTGKQSTALTAQIAAKAVGCSTSDVFLASTGVIGEPLDATKFDGVLATLAETATPDDWMGAAKAIMTTDTFPKVATATVKLGKTKVTINGMAKGAGMIMPDMATMLSFVFTDAPLSSAVLQALLKSGVEDTFNAITIDSDTSTSDTLLAFATGAAAANGAPKISRASDPRLKAFAKAFHGVLADLAEQVARDGEGARKLVEVVVEGATTKPSARKIAMSIANSPLVKTAIAGEDANWGRVVMAVGKAGEPANRDKLSISFNGIRVAKSGARDPSYNEAEVSEVMKSPKIQIKVGLGLGKGRDRVLTCDLTKEYVAINGDYRS
- a CDS encoding GYD domain-containing protein; amino-acid sequence: MHFCMTAQYTPKSLNAILENPTTNRFEAARKLVEAAGGKLVSMYSTATNGPGVLVIFDVPDPSAAPAISGTVVASGAVHNVTLTRLWTPDEITQVRQKAVQLKGAYTPPGG